A region of Thermoanaerobaculia bacterium DNA encodes the following proteins:
- a CDS encoding dTDP-4-dehydrorhamnose 3,5-epimerase family protein — MPISKNDIADEHVGVPKSYGPKTPIEGVRVQRLTRIVDDRGFFLEVYRNGASGDHGRDLARFWEGVVPAQLNFSIVNADDHIKGLHYHLAQEDIWFCPPPSKIKIVLYDVRKASPTFRKTQVIVAGDGNDVVVRIPEGVAHGYRPLTNPCSLLYVVTKTFDLADPDEYRIAWDHPDVKDLWEIPNG, encoded by the coding sequence ATGCCGATATCCAAGAACGACATCGCCGACGAGCACGTCGGCGTCCCGAAGAGCTACGGACCGAAGACGCCGATCGAGGGCGTTCGCGTCCAACGCCTGACCCGGATCGTCGACGACCGGGGCTTCTTCCTGGAGGTTTACCGCAACGGCGCGTCCGGCGACCACGGCCGCGACCTCGCGCGTTTCTGGGAAGGGGTCGTTCCGGCGCAGCTCAATTTCTCGATCGTGAACGCGGACGACCACATCAAGGGGCTCCATTACCACCTCGCCCAGGAAGACATCTGGTTCTGCCCTCCCCCTTCGAAGATCAAGATCGTCCTCTACGACGTCCGCAAGGCCTCGCCGACTTTCCGGAAGACGCAGGTGATCGTCGCCGGAGACGGAAACGACGTCGTGGTGCGGATTCCCGAAGGGGTCGCGCACGGATATCGGCCTCTCACCAATCCCTGCTCGCTCCTGTACGTCGTGACGAAGACGTTCGACCTCGCCGACCCGGACGAGTACCGGATCGCCTGGGACCACCCCGACGTGAAGGACCTCTGGGAGATCCCGAACGGGTAA